A stretch of the Luteimonas sp. JM171 genome encodes the following:
- a CDS encoding tetratricopeptide repeat protein, which translates to MGGALRALALAAALAFPLAAGADDPLQGHTSGDAVGATMAAEFSLRAGKLNEAVRWYLRASDAVGGDAALAERAVQVALVGTDDALLGQALDQWRALAPPSLAMRSAQATWLLRTGRDRRARRELEALLRDPDPRAWGHAIAALHGGTRDQEASARILGRLVESGAIPDDFRAWLGFGGLAQRFGDEALTARIVDEVVERFPDEPRVALLRAAQARERGEDALARQALERVEEQALVSPELRMAIAAEYEQLGDLAHAARVMAMGPQDERSYAMRASLLVRTEDTPALEVLYWELEQRADAPNPAWRLLLGQLAEYMERPADALEWYRSVPGGQQRAIARLRIPKVLFDLGHREEAFAELRALQTDAGVEEELRRDAYLMEAELRREAGDADGELDAYARGLAAWPDEGALLYARALMWERRDDIERAEADLRRLLVAEPENVHALNALGYTLADRTGRYEEALELIDRARLAEPDNAHIIDSYGWVLYRLGRLDEALVELRRAWSLLKDAEVAAHVAEVLWVLGEKEEAREFFQRAHELDPENRSLRRSLEMTGVEL; encoded by the coding sequence ATGGGCGGCGCGCTGAGGGCCCTGGCACTCGCCGCGGCACTGGCGTTCCCGCTCGCCGCCGGCGCGGACGATCCGCTCCAGGGCCACACCAGCGGGGACGCGGTCGGCGCCACCATGGCGGCCGAGTTTTCCCTGCGCGCGGGCAAGCTCAACGAGGCGGTGCGCTGGTACCTGCGGGCCTCGGACGCCGTGGGTGGGGACGCCGCGCTGGCCGAGCGGGCCGTGCAGGTGGCCCTGGTCGGTACCGACGACGCGCTGCTGGGCCAGGCCCTGGACCAGTGGCGGGCGCTGGCCCCGCCCTCGCTGGCCATGCGCTCGGCACAGGCCACCTGGCTGCTGCGCACGGGCCGCGACCGGCGCGCGCGCCGCGAGCTCGAGGCGCTCCTGCGCGATCCCGATCCGCGAGCCTGGGGCCACGCCATCGCGGCCCTGCACGGCGGGACCCGCGACCAGGAGGCCTCGGCCCGCATCCTGGGGCGGCTGGTGGAGTCCGGCGCCATTCCCGATGATTTCCGGGCGTGGCTCGGCTTCGGCGGGCTGGCGCAGCGTTTTGGAGACGAGGCGCTGACGGCCAGGATCGTGGACGAGGTGGTGGAACGCTTCCCGGATGAGCCGCGGGTGGCCCTGCTGCGGGCTGCCCAGGCCCGCGAGCGCGGTGAGGACGCGCTGGCCCGGCAGGCCCTGGAGCGGGTCGAGGAGCAGGCTCTGGTGTCCCCCGAGCTGCGCATGGCCATCGCCGCGGAGTATGAACAGCTTGGCGATCTGGCCCACGCTGCCCGGGTCATGGCCATGGGCCCGCAGGACGAACGTTCCTATGCGATGCGCGCCTCGCTGCTGGTGCGCACGGAGGACACGCCGGCGCTGGAAGTGCTGTACTGGGAACTCGAGCAGCGCGCCGATGCCCCCAACCCGGCCTGGCGGCTGCTGCTGGGCCAACTTGCCGAGTACATGGAGCGTCCGGCCGACGCGCTGGAGTGGTATCGCAGCGTGCCCGGCGGCCAGCAGCGCGCGATCGCGCGGCTGCGCATCCCCAAGGTGCTGTTCGACCTGGGCCACCGGGAAGAGGCGTTCGCCGAACTGCGGGCGCTGCAGACGGACGCCGGCGTAGAGGAGGAACTGCGCCGCGATGCCTACCTCATGGAAGCCGAACTGCGGCGCGAGGCCGGGGACGCCGACGGCGAGCTCGACGCCTATGCCCGCGGCCTCGCGGCCTGGCCCGACGAAGGCGCGCTCCTCTACGCCCGGGCCCTGATGTGGGAGCGGCGCGACGACATCGAGCGCGCCGAGGCCGACCTGCGCCGTCTGCTGGTGGCAGAGCCGGAGAACGTGCATGCGCTCAACGCCCTGGGCTACACCCTGGCCGATCGCACCGGGCGCTACGAGGAAGCGCTGGAGCTGATTGACCGCGCGCGCCTGGCCGAGCCGGACAACGCCCACATCATCGACAGCTACGGCTGGGTGCTCTACCGCCTGGGTCGCCTGGACGAGGCGCTGGTGGAACTGCGCCGGGCCTGGTCGCTGCTCAAGGACGCGGAGGTTGCCGCGCATGTGGCGGAAGTGCTTTGGGTGCTGGGGGAGAAGGAGGAGGCGCGGGAATTCTTCCAGCGCGCCCACGAGCTGGATCCCGAGAACCGTTCCCTGCGGCGCTCGCTGGAAATGACGGGGGTGGAACTGTGA
- the hemA gene encoding glutamyl-tRNA reductase: MSLIALGINHRSAPVALRERVAFAGDALPRALSELRGLPGVSEAALLSTCNRTELYAVTSDEGEAVVRWLATRPEGGADLHDYLYRHRDAEAVRHLFRVAAGLDSLVLGEPQILGQVKEAWATARSAGALGTRLDRLFQHAFVTAKRARTETRIGSSPVSVASMSVRLAQESFARLEDSTVLLVGAGETIELAARHLVQARARRLLVANRTLAHAQDLASRHGGVALPLAELERHLAQADVVFAATASAEPVITRAQVEAALQARRHRPMLLVDLAVPRDIAPDVASLKDAYLYTVDDLERSVQENRRNRREAAEAAEAIVDLQVERYVEMLAAGPLNEPLRKLRAHGEHARADALEKARRQLAAGHDPEAVIERLAHALTNRLLHAPTAAVREAARSGNMELAAAIERILHPDHVRALRDLRDAPDAPP; this comes from the coding sequence ATGAGCCTGATCGCCCTTGGCATCAACCATCGCAGCGCGCCCGTCGCCCTGCGCGAGCGCGTTGCGTTCGCGGGCGATGCGCTGCCGCGTGCGCTGTCGGAACTGCGCGGCCTGCCCGGGGTGAGCGAGGCCGCGCTGCTGTCCACCTGCAACCGCACCGAGCTGTATGCGGTGACCTCGGATGAGGGCGAGGCCGTTGTCCGCTGGCTGGCGACGCGCCCCGAGGGAGGCGCGGACCTGCACGACTACCTGTACCGGCACCGCGACGCGGAAGCCGTGCGGCACCTGTTCCGGGTCGCCGCGGGCCTCGACTCGCTGGTGCTGGGGGAGCCGCAGATCCTGGGCCAGGTGAAGGAAGCCTGGGCGACCGCGCGCAGCGCCGGCGCCCTGGGCACCCGCCTCGACCGCCTGTTCCAACATGCGTTCGTCACCGCCAAGCGCGCCCGCACCGAAACCCGCATCGGCAGCAGCCCGGTCTCGGTGGCCTCGATGTCGGTCCGCCTGGCGCAGGAATCCTTCGCCCGGCTGGAAGACTCGACCGTCCTGCTGGTGGGCGCAGGCGAAACCATCGAGCTGGCCGCCCGGCACCTGGTCCAGGCCCGGGCCAGGCGCCTGCTGGTGGCCAACCGCACGCTGGCCCACGCCCAGGACCTCGCCTCCCGGCATGGCGGCGTGGCCCTGCCGCTGGCGGAACTCGAGCGCCACCTGGCCCAGGCCGACGTGGTGTTCGCGGCCACGGCCAGCGCCGAGCCGGTCATCACCCGGGCGCAGGTGGAGGCCGCGCTCCAGGCCCGCCGCCACCGGCCGATGCTGCTGGTGGATCTGGCCGTGCCGCGGGACATCGCCCCCGACGTGGCCAGCCTCAAGGACGCCTACCTGTACACCGTGGACGACCTGGAGCGCTCGGTCCAGGAAAACCGGCGCAACCGCCGCGAGGCCGCCGAGGCCGCGGAGGCCATCGTTGACCTGCAGGTCGAGCGCTACGTCGAGATGCTGGCCGCCGGGCCGCTCAACGAGCCGCTGCGCAAGCTGCGCGCGCACGGCGAGCACGCCCGTGCGGACGCGCTGGAAAAGGCGCGCCGCCAGCTGGCCGCCGGCCACGATCCGGAAGCGGTGATCGAACGCCTGGCCCACGCGCTGACCAACCGCCTGCTGCACGCCCCCACCGCGGCCGTCCGCGAAGCCGCACGCAGCGGCAACATGGAACTGGCCGCCGCCATCGAGCGCATCCTCCATCCAGACCACGTGCGCGCGCTGCGCGACCTGCGCGATGCTCCCGACGCTCCGCCATAA
- the prfA gene encoding peptide chain release factor 1, producing the protein MLPTLRHKLEALAERRDELERLLADPQVAGDQQRFRAYSREFSRLEPLATALAEEARTRADLTSAEAMRGDPELGALAEEEIAAATARLQELEGTLLGLLVPRDARDDGGLYLEIRAGTGGDEAAIFAGDLLRMYTRYAERQGWRVEVESANPGEHGGFKEVIARVEGEGAYARLKFESGTHRVQRVPETESQGRIHTSAATVAIIPVEDEGEPVELNPADLRVDTFRSSGAGGQHVNKTDSAIRITHLPSGIVVESQTERSQHANRDKAMKRLKAMLAEAEAARRAAATARTRKLQVGSGDRSQRIRTYNYPQGRITDHRVEGLTLYDLPGVLEGDLDPLVDRLASEHQAEELASLADANQ; encoded by the coding sequence ATGCTCCCGACGCTCCGCCATAAGCTCGAAGCGCTGGCCGAGCGCCGCGACGAACTCGAACGCCTGCTCGCCGATCCGCAGGTGGCCGGCGACCAGCAGCGCTTCCGCGCCTATTCCCGCGAGTTCTCCCGGCTCGAGCCGCTTGCCACCGCCCTGGCCGAGGAGGCGCGCACGCGCGCGGACCTGACGTCGGCCGAGGCGATGCGCGGCGACCCGGAGCTGGGCGCGCTCGCCGAGGAGGAGATCGCCGCCGCCACGGCCCGCCTGCAGGAGCTTGAAGGCACGCTGCTGGGCCTGCTGGTGCCGCGCGATGCCCGCGACGACGGCGGCCTGTATCTGGAGATCCGGGCGGGCACCGGCGGCGACGAGGCCGCGATCTTCGCCGGCGACCTGCTGCGCATGTACACGCGCTACGCGGAGCGCCAGGGCTGGCGGGTGGAGGTGGAATCGGCCAATCCCGGCGAGCACGGCGGGTTCAAGGAAGTCATCGCCCGGGTCGAGGGCGAAGGCGCCTATGCCCGGCTCAAGTTCGAATCTGGCACCCACCGCGTTCAGCGCGTGCCGGAAACCGAATCGCAGGGCCGCATCCACACCTCCGCCGCCACCGTGGCCATCATCCCGGTCGAGGACGAAGGCGAACCGGTGGAACTGAACCCGGCCGACCTGCGCGTCGACACCTTCCGCTCCTCCGGCGCCGGCGGCCAGCACGTCAACAAGACCGATTCGGCGATCCGCATCACCCACCTGCCAAGCGGCATCGTGGTGGAATCGCAGACCGAACGCTCCCAGCACGCCAACCGCGACAAGGCCATGAAGCGGCTCAAGGCGATGCTCGCCGAGGCCGAGGCCGCGCGCCGCGCCGCCGCCACCGCGCGGACCCGCAAGCTGCAGGTGGGCAGCGGCGACCGCAGCCAGCGCATCCGCACCTACAACTACCCGCAGGGCCGCATCACCGATCACCGGGTGGAAGGCCTGACCCTGTATGACCTGCCGGGCGTGCTCGAAGGCGATCTGGATCCGCTGGTCGACCGCCTGGCCAGCGAGCACCAGGCCGAAGAGCTGGCGAGCCTGGCCGACGCGAACCAATGA
- a CDS encoding tetratricopeptide repeat protein: MSPPPDPRSQARLAVQREPSSAMAWTALADTEFDAGDAAAGLRAARRALQLAPGHPEPLARLGRGQWMQGKLAEAAASLGEAARRAPRHPGIAVWLAHVLEDTGDAEAASDCYARAHALLPGHPQIAAYLLAWRRRLCDWRGLDALGHQVRSAVRAGQAAVEPFAFLSEDSTAAEQLACARLRASAVAARVRPLPPPGPRTGGPLRLGFMSNGFGAHPTGLLTVAFFEALAAHADMEIHLFALNRPDGSAVGRRLQHAVARWHDVGALPSSEIAGRIRSAAVDVLFDLRGWGGGGRPEVLAMRPAPLQVNWLAYPGTSGAPWIDCILADDVVLPQALEPHFSEAVVRLPRCFQPSDTRRAIPPAPARKDCGLPAHGVVFCCFNNSYKLNPASFSRHMAVLRQVPGSVLWLLSGPGDANRRLRTAAAEAGVDPDRLVFMPKQPQAEYLARLQLADLFLDCNPYNAHTTASDALWAGCPVLTRPGQTFAGRVAASLNHHLGLDDMNVATDELFIERAVALGNDPAALAALRRRVGRQRDESGLFDMEGFAADFRDVVLRLQRESAAGRGSASG, encoded by the coding sequence ATGAGCCCCCCCCCGGACCCGCGATCGCAGGCCCGGCTGGCGGTGCAGCGGGAGCCGTCGAGCGCCATGGCGTGGACCGCGCTGGCCGACACGGAGTTCGACGCTGGAGACGCCGCTGCCGGGCTCCGAGCCGCCCGGCGCGCGTTGCAGCTCGCGCCGGGCCACCCTGAGCCGCTGGCGCGGCTGGGCCGTGGCCAGTGGATGCAGGGCAAGCTTGCCGAGGCAGCCGCGAGCCTGGGCGAAGCCGCGCGCCGCGCGCCCCGGCACCCGGGCATCGCGGTGTGGCTGGCGCACGTGCTTGAAGACACCGGCGATGCCGAGGCCGCAAGCGACTGCTACGCCCGCGCGCACGCCCTGTTGCCCGGCCATCCCCAGATTGCCGCATACCTGCTTGCCTGGCGCCGACGCCTGTGTGACTGGCGGGGCCTGGATGCGCTTGGCCACCAGGTCCGGAGCGCGGTGCGGGCCGGCCAGGCCGCGGTCGAGCCATTCGCTTTCCTGAGCGAGGATTCCACGGCCGCCGAGCAGCTCGCCTGCGCGCGCCTGCGCGCCAGCGCGGTGGCGGCGCGGGTCCGGCCGCTGCCGCCCCCTGGGCCACGAACCGGCGGCCCCCTTCGGCTTGGATTCATGTCCAACGGCTTCGGCGCCCATCCGACCGGACTGCTGACGGTGGCGTTCTTCGAAGCGCTCGCGGCGCACGCCGACATGGAGATCCACCTGTTCGCACTCAATCGCCCCGATGGCAGTGCGGTTGGGCGGCGCCTGCAGCACGCCGTGGCCCGCTGGCACGATGTGGGCGCGCTCCCCAGCAGCGAGATTGCCGGGCGGATCCGCTCGGCCGCAGTGGACGTGCTGTTCGACCTGCGGGGCTGGGGCGGCGGCGGCCGGCCGGAGGTGCTCGCCATGCGGCCGGCGCCGCTGCAGGTCAACTGGCTCGCGTACCCGGGGACCTCGGGTGCGCCGTGGATTGACTGCATCCTCGCCGACGACGTCGTGCTTCCGCAGGCGCTGGAGCCGCATTTCTCGGAGGCGGTCGTGCGGCTGCCCCGGTGTTTCCAGCCCTCCGATACCCGGCGCGCCATCCCGCCGGCGCCTGCCCGCAAGGACTGCGGCCTGCCGGCCCACGGCGTGGTGTTCTGTTGCTTCAACAACAGCTACAAGCTCAATCCGGCCTCTTTCTCCCGCCACATGGCGGTGCTTCGGCAGGTGCCCGGCAGCGTGCTGTGGCTGCTCTCCGGACCCGGCGACGCCAACCGCCGGCTGCGCACGGCGGCGGCCGAAGCCGGCGTGGACCCGGACCGGCTCGTGTTCATGCCCAAGCAGCCCCAGGCGGAGTACCTGGCCCGGCTGCAGCTGGCGGATCTGTTCCTGGACTGCAACCCATACAACGCGCACACCACCGCCTCCGACGCCCTCTGGGCCGGCTGCCCGGTGCTGACCCGGCCGGGCCAGACCTTCGCCGGCCGGGTCGCGGCCAGCTTGAACCACCATCTGGGCCTCGATGACATGAACGTGGCGACCGACGAACTGTTCATCGAACGCGCCGTGGCGCTGGGCAACGACCCCGCGGCCCTCGCCGCGCTGCGCCGGCGGGTGGGCCGCCAGCGTGATGAAAGCGGGCTGTTCGACATGGAGGGATTCGCCGCGGACTTCCGGGACGTCGTGCTGCGGCTGCAGCGGGAATCGGCAGCCGGACGGGGCTCCGCATCGGGCTGA
- the moaB gene encoding molybdenum cofactor biosynthesis protein B, giving the protein MSTSDSPIPLSICVLTVSDSRTPDNDTSGDWLVQALQADGHRLAGRALLPDNRYLLRAQVSQWIADDGVDGIIVTGGTGFTGRDSTPEALLPLLDKEMTGFGELFRALSFEEIGTSSLQSRAFAGIANATFLFCLPGSTSACRTGWEKIIRSQLDSRTGPCNLASLRPRLRE; this is encoded by the coding sequence ATGAGTACATCCGATTCCCCCATTCCGCTTTCGATCTGCGTGCTGACGGTGTCCGACAGCCGCACCCCCGACAACGACACCTCCGGCGACTGGCTCGTGCAGGCGCTGCAGGCCGACGGCCACCGGCTGGCCGGGCGCGCGCTGCTGCCGGACAACCGCTACCTGCTGCGCGCGCAGGTCTCCCAGTGGATCGCCGACGACGGCGTGGACGGCATCATCGTCACCGGCGGCACCGGCTTCACCGGCCGCGACTCCACCCCCGAGGCCCTGCTGCCGCTGCTGGACAAGGAGATGACCGGTTTCGGCGAGCTGTTCCGGGCGCTCTCCTTCGAGGAGATCGGCACCTCCTCGCTGCAATCGCGCGCGTTTGCCGGTATCGCCAACGCCACCTTCCTGTTCTGCCTGCCCGGCTCCACGTCGGCCTGCCGCACCGGCTGGGAAAAGATCATCCGCAGCCAGCTCGATTCGCGCACCGGCCCGTGCAACCTGGCCTCGCTGCGGCCGCGGCTGAGGGAATGA
- a CDS encoding NADPH-dependent FMN reductase: MKTYRVGYLIGSLARESINRKLANAMFKLAPEQLEFHEISFSELPLYTYDYDDDYPEAGRRFKKAIEDSDAILIVTPEYNRSIPGALKNAIDWASRPWGTNSFANIPSGVIGTSPGAIGTAVGQQHLRSVLGFLNSPQMNSPEAYIQFRDGMINEAGEIADDSTAKFLRNYLNEFHQFIARVLTVLPRGA; the protein is encoded by the coding sequence ATGAAAACCTACCGTGTCGGCTACCTGATCGGCAGCCTCGCCAGGGAATCGATCAACCGCAAGCTCGCCAACGCCATGTTCAAGCTGGCACCGGAGCAGCTCGAGTTCCACGAGATCAGCTTCAGTGAACTGCCGCTGTATACCTACGATTACGACGACGACTATCCGGAGGCCGGCCGCCGGTTCAAGAAGGCGATCGAGGATTCGGATGCAATCCTGATCGTGACGCCGGAATACAACCGTTCCATCCCGGGTGCGCTGAAGAACGCCATCGATTGGGCCAGCCGGCCTTGGGGCACCAATTCGTTCGCGAACATCCCGTCCGGGGTGATCGGGACCTCGCCGGGGGCCATCGGCACCGCCGTTGGGCAGCAGCACCTGCGCAGCGTGCTGGGTTTCCTCAATTCACCGCAGATGAACTCGCCCGAGGCCTACATCCAGTTCCGCGACGGCATGATCAACGAGGCCGGTGAGATCGCGGACGATTCCACCGCAAAATTCCTGCGCAACTATCTCAACGAGTTCCACCAGTTCATCGCCCGGGTGCTGACGGTGCTCCCGCGCGGGGCCTGA
- a CDS encoding alkene reductase: MSKLFQDYDLRGLKLRNRIVMAPMTRSRVPSTVPDALTAEYYGQRAGAGLIIGEGAQVSEQARGYLFTPGLHASAQVQGWKGVTAAVHERGGAIFAQLWHVGRVAHCSVQPFDRKPVAPVAVAAAGVNAYGYREDGTPGQMPASKPRALDTDEIPKITADFVAAARNAIEAGFDGVEIHGANGYLFEQFINGGLNTRDDRYGGPSIDNRLRLLLETVDAVAEAIGSHRTGVRVSPFNRGFDMPAFEGEAETWLAAVKALAAREPAYLHISNRDSMMANAGKDFVQRFRAAWPGTLIVAGRYGKEHAERDLESGLADLVAFGRPFISNPDLVDRLRNGWPLAEADPATFYGGGAAGYTDYPAWEESLETA; encoded by the coding sequence ATGTCCAAGCTGTTCCAAGATTACGACCTGCGCGGATTGAAGCTGCGCAACCGCATCGTGATGGCGCCGATGACCCGCTCGCGGGTGCCCAGCACCGTGCCCGATGCCCTCACGGCAGAGTATTACGGCCAGCGCGCGGGCGCCGGGCTGATCATTGGCGAAGGCGCGCAGGTGTCAGAGCAGGCGCGCGGGTACCTGTTCACGCCCGGCCTGCATGCGAGCGCGCAGGTGCAGGGCTGGAAGGGTGTCACGGCGGCTGTCCACGAGCGCGGCGGCGCAATCTTCGCCCAGCTCTGGCACGTGGGGCGGGTCGCGCATTGCTCGGTGCAGCCGTTCGACCGCAAGCCGGTGGCGCCGGTGGCGGTGGCCGCGGCAGGCGTGAATGCCTATGGCTACCGCGAAGACGGCACGCCCGGCCAGATGCCGGCCAGCAAGCCGCGCGCGTTGGACACCGATGAAATCCCGAAGATCACCGCGGATTTCGTCGCCGCCGCCCGCAACGCGATCGAAGCCGGCTTCGACGGGGTGGAGATCCACGGCGCCAACGGCTACCTGTTCGAGCAGTTCATCAACGGCGGGCTGAACACCCGCGACGACCGCTATGGGGGGCCGTCCATCGACAACCGGCTGCGCCTGCTGCTGGAGACGGTTGACGCGGTGGCCGAGGCCATTGGCAGCCATCGCACCGGCGTGCGGGTGTCCCCGTTCAACCGCGGCTTCGACATGCCGGCCTTCGAGGGCGAGGCGGAGACCTGGCTGGCCGCGGTGAAGGCGCTGGCGGCGCGCGAACCGGCGTACCTGCACATCAGCAACCGCGATTCGATGATGGCCAATGCCGGCAAGGATTTCGTCCAGCGGTTCCGCGCGGCCTGGCCCGGCACCCTCATCGTGGCGGGCCGCTACGGCAAGGAGCACGCCGAACGCGACCTGGAGTCCGGCCTTGCCGACCTGGTGGCCTTCGGCCGGCCGTTCATTTCCAATCCGGACCTGGTCGACCGCCTTCGCAACGGCTGGCCGCTGGCCGAAGCCGACCCCGCCACCTTCTACGGCGGAGGCGCGGCCGGCTACACCGACTACCCCGCCTGGGAAGAGTCGCTGGAAACCGCCTGA